The Carassius gibelio isolate Cgi1373 ecotype wild population from Czech Republic chromosome B12, carGib1.2-hapl.c, whole genome shotgun sequence genome has a segment encoding these proteins:
- the LOC127968844 gene encoding early growth response protein 2b-like isoform X1, with protein sequence MTAKTLEKAPVTIGGFVHPLSESIYSVDEIGTSLPASVAIFPNGDLGGHYEHINPGDGLIGGDMSTEKRSLDLTYSSSFAQPAGPRNQTFTYMGKFSIDSQYPGNWNPEGVINIVSAGILGMTQPSSASSSPASSVSPSHFSSTLSCTMAQNQADMEHIYSPPPPYSGCGEVYQDPSAFLSTSTCPISYPPPSYSSPKPSTDSGLFPIIPDYAGFFQPPCQRDMQSMPDRKPFSCPMDSFRIPPPLTPLNTIRNFTLGGPVSDGPRLPTAYSPQNLPLRPILRPRKYPNRPSKTPVHERPYPCPAEGCDRRFSRSDELTRHIRIHTGHKPFQCRICMRNFSRSDHLTTHIRTHTGEKPFACDFCGRKFARSDERKRHTKIHLRQKERKSSSSSSGVSSSERGVSTGICSSSSSQ encoded by the exons ATGACAGCTAAAACTTTGGAGAAAGCCCCTGTAACCATTGGTGGCTTCGTGCACCCTCTTTCCGAAAGCATCTACTCAGTGGACGAGATTGGCACATCACTGCCAGCATCTGTGGCTATATTTCCAAACGGTGATTTAGGAGGACATTACGAGCATATAAACCCTGGAG ATGGCTTGATTGGCGGGGATATGAGCACGGAGAAGCGCTCCCTCGACTTGACCTATTCCAGCAGCTTCGCGCAACCAGCTGGCCCTCGCAACCAAACTTTCACCTACATGGGAAAGTTTTCCATCGACTCCCAGTACCCAGGAAACTGGAACCCAGAGGGCGTGATCAACATCGTGAGCGCGGGAATCCTGGGCATGACCCAGCCATCCTCAGCATCCTCGTCACCTGCCTCCTCAGTCTCCCCCAGCCACTTCTCCAGCACCCTCAGCTGCACCATGGCGCAGAACCAGGCGGACATGGAGCACATCTACTCGCCCCCACCGCCCTACTCTGGATGCGGGGAGGTGTATCAAGACCCATCTGCGTTCCTCTCCACCTCCACCTGCCCGATCTCTTATCCACCGCCGTCGTACTCGTCCCCAAAGCCAAGCACGGACTCCGGGCTGTTTCCCATCATCCCTGACTACGCCGGCTTTTTCCAGCCGCCGTGCCAGAGGGACATGCAGTCGATGCCCGACCGCAAACCGTTCTCGTGTCCGATGGACTCGTTCAGAATCCCGCCTCCGTTGACCCCCCTGAACACTATCAGGAACTTTACACTGGGGGGACCGGTGTCTGACGGGCCCCGGCTACCCACAGCCTACAGCCCGCAGAACTTACCCCTCAGGCCCATCCTGCGCCCGAGGAAATACCCCAACAGACCCAGCAAGACCCCCGTGCACGAGCGGCCCTACCCCTGCCCGGCGGAGGGCTGCGACAGGCGCTTCTCCCGGTCCGACGAGCTCACCAGACACATCCGCATCCACACCGGCCACAAACCCTTCCAGTGTCGGATATGCATGAGGAACTTTAGTCGCAGCGACCACCTGACGACCCATATCCGCACGCACACCGGCGAGAAGCCGTTCGCCTGCGACTTTTGCGGGAGAAAGTTCGCGCGAAGCGACGAAAGAAAGAGACACACCAAAATCCACCTGCGACAGAAGGAGAGGAAATCATCCTCGTCGTCCTCCGGAGTGTCCAGCTCGGAGCGCGGCGTCTCCACTGGCATCTGCTCGTCCAGTTCAAGCCAGTAG
- the LOC127968844 gene encoding early growth response protein 2b-like isoform X2 codes for MSTEKRSLDLTYSSSFAQPAGPRNQTFTYMGKFSIDSQYPGNWNPEGVINIVSAGILGMTQPSSASSSPASSVSPSHFSSTLSCTMAQNQADMEHIYSPPPPYSGCGEVYQDPSAFLSTSTCPISYPPPSYSSPKPSTDSGLFPIIPDYAGFFQPPCQRDMQSMPDRKPFSCPMDSFRIPPPLTPLNTIRNFTLGGPVSDGPRLPTAYSPQNLPLRPILRPRKYPNRPSKTPVHERPYPCPAEGCDRRFSRSDELTRHIRIHTGHKPFQCRICMRNFSRSDHLTTHIRTHTGEKPFACDFCGRKFARSDERKRHTKIHLRQKERKSSSSSSGVSSSERGVSTGICSSSSSQ; via the coding sequence ATGAGCACGGAGAAGCGCTCCCTCGACTTGACCTATTCCAGCAGCTTCGCGCAACCAGCTGGCCCTCGCAACCAAACTTTCACCTACATGGGAAAGTTTTCCATCGACTCCCAGTACCCAGGAAACTGGAACCCAGAGGGCGTGATCAACATCGTGAGCGCGGGAATCCTGGGCATGACCCAGCCATCCTCAGCATCCTCGTCACCTGCCTCCTCAGTCTCCCCCAGCCACTTCTCCAGCACCCTCAGCTGCACCATGGCGCAGAACCAGGCGGACATGGAGCACATCTACTCGCCCCCACCGCCCTACTCTGGATGCGGGGAGGTGTATCAAGACCCATCTGCGTTCCTCTCCACCTCCACCTGCCCGATCTCTTATCCACCGCCGTCGTACTCGTCCCCAAAGCCAAGCACGGACTCCGGGCTGTTTCCCATCATCCCTGACTACGCCGGCTTTTTCCAGCCGCCGTGCCAGAGGGACATGCAGTCGATGCCCGACCGCAAACCGTTCTCGTGTCCGATGGACTCGTTCAGAATCCCGCCTCCGTTGACCCCCCTGAACACTATCAGGAACTTTACACTGGGGGGACCGGTGTCTGACGGGCCCCGGCTACCCACAGCCTACAGCCCGCAGAACTTACCCCTCAGGCCCATCCTGCGCCCGAGGAAATACCCCAACAGACCCAGCAAGACCCCCGTGCACGAGCGGCCCTACCCCTGCCCGGCGGAGGGCTGCGACAGGCGCTTCTCCCGGTCCGACGAGCTCACCAGACACATCCGCATCCACACCGGCCACAAACCCTTCCAGTGTCGGATATGCATGAGGAACTTTAGTCGCAGCGACCACCTGACGACCCATATCCGCACGCACACCGGCGAGAAGCCGTTCGCCTGCGACTTTTGCGGGAGAAAGTTCGCGCGAAGCGACGAAAGAAAGAGACACACCAAAATCCACCTGCGACAGAAGGAGAGGAAATCATCCTCGTCGTCCTCCGGAGTGTCCAGCTCGGAGCGCGGCGTCTCCACTGGCATCTGCTCGTCCAGTTCAAGCCAGTAG
- the LOC127968771 gene encoding 2-aminoethanethiol dioxygenase-like produces MPRNNKTSLIQKIASQAYVTFPNCSTSAIGDNKTFLERQAELVTLLSDIRAADLKIAPPKKVSRSSSQSSAVPPVTYMHICETDVFSMGVFLLKSGASIPLHDHPGMNGMLKVLYGKVNIRCYDKLDKAVGGQSDTERQFDPPLLPFQGDDVRRAVLRSSGQFSHQSGPCILSPLKDNLHEIDAVDGPAAFLDILAPPYDPDNGRDCHYYKLLQTAGKKSEQSSEDETWLLEIPQPEDFWCGGEPYPGPKVSV; encoded by the coding sequence ATGCCGAGGAACAACAAGACCTCGCTGATCCAGAAGATAGCGAGCCAGGCTTATGTGACCTTCCCAAACTGCTCTACATCTGCCATCGGGGATAATAAGACGTTTTTAGAGCGGCAGGCAGAGTTGGTCACCCTGCTGTCCGACATCAGGGCTGCGGATCTGAAGATTGCGCCACCGAAGAAAGTCTCCAGATCCTCTTCTCAGTCCTCAGCGGTCCCTCCAGTCACATACATGCACATCTGTGAGACTGATGTCTTCAGTATgggagtgtttctgttgaaatctGGGGCTTCCATCCCTCTGCATGACCATCCCGGGATGAATGGCATGCTGAAGGTCCTGTATGGCAAGGTCAATATAAGGTGTTATGACAAGTTGGATAAAGCTGTTGGTGGCCAGAGTGACACTGAGAGGCAGTTTGATCCACCGCTGTTGCCTTTCCAGGGAGATGATGTGAGGAGAGCCGTGCTCAGGTCCTCTGGACAGTTTTCTCATCAGAGTGGCCCTTGCATCTTGTCCCCTCTCAAAGACAACCTTCATGAGATTGATGCAGTGGACGGGCCAGCTGCTTTTCTTGATATACTGGCACCACCGTATGACCCTGACAACGGGAGAGATTGTCACTACTACAAACTTTTACAAACTGCTGGCAAAAAATCAGAGCAGAGCAGTGAAGACGAGACCTGGCTTTTAGAGATCCCCCAGCCGGAAGATTTCTGGTGTGGGGGCGAGCCATACCCCGGTCCTAAAGTTTCAGTGTAG